The Podospora pseudoanserina strain CBS 124.78 chromosome 7 map unlocalized CBS124.78p_7, whole genome shotgun sequence region ACCCCCTGCACCACCGCCTCGTCAGGACGAAATACCCATTTTTGCGCTAGCGACGGCGATgccgacgatgaagatgccGTTCCGGATTTTTGAGCCGCGGTATAGGCTTATGATGAAGAGGGTGCTGAGGGGGAATAAAGAGTTTGGCATGACGATGGTTGATCCCctgacgaggaaggagagcGATGTGGGGACTGTTTTGAGGGTGGAGGCTCACCGGTTGCTTGACAATGGGGATTATctggtcaaggtggtgggggtgaggcggttcagggttttggagaggagggtgagggacGAGTATTGGATGGCAAATGTTGAGCCGTTTGGGGATGTGagctttgaggaggaggaggcgatggaggcgATGGAGACTGGAAGACagcaaggggaggaggataaagCTGATGGCGTTTCttttgaggtggagggaCGTACCGCCATCGGCACTGAGGACACCGCTCCCACCcccacgacaaccaccacggACATGACTGTGGAATCACTTCATACCGCCTCCACCAGGGACCTCATGGCCTTTGCGTTTGGCAGGGCGATGAAACACCGAATTGACGACCCTCTCATGCCTAGCGACCCATCAAAATTCACGTGGTGGTTTGCTCACAAGCTTCGGGATCCACCAAAGAGACAGGACTTTTTGGTCGAAAGGAGCGTGAGAAGACGGTTGAAGATGTGTTGTGAGAAGTTCATCGAGCTTGAAAAGACGGCGATGACTTCTTGGTgagtttatttttttttttccttcctcAGTATTTCTATCATCTTTTCAGGCCCTCTTGACTACCTATCCACCCCCAGAAGCCTATTGAATCTCTCTTGGCGCCCTTATATGTCTTTGACGTATTTCTTCACGTTTGTTGCTCCCCCCAACGAGGCAGGCAGGCTGCTACACAGACGAAACCCTTGGGAATGGATACGAAGCTtacgtttttttttgtccGTCTAGGGTATATTGGCTACACCGCGCTCTAAGGAGCTTTCCACTGCCCATTTCAACTGCCTTGCTGATCATATTGTTGTGTCTGTATGTGTTCCTTCCAGTTTGGATTAGCCCGAGATCATAGATCTCTGTTAGGGAATGCACTGCTAACTAGGTTTTGTGTTTGTAGTTGGGTGTCGTAAGGAGAAGGGATACTATTGGATGCACGCTTTGGACTGTTTTGTAATATATTAGATGCGTTGTAcataattttttttttggttttttttggctgtATGGTCACTAAAAGCAAGGTGGTAAGGAATGGCTGTGGATAGATATAATCTAGGCTAGATATTTGGTTGAGCCTGTTCGGCGTGCTATCACCCTTCTTTTTCGGCTTGTTTGAATACCAACAGTTCAGCTCACATTTTCACCAGACTAAAACGACATTTCACAAACAGAATCGAGATTAAAATAGTGTTAAATATTCCTCCAAAATTCTCTCTTACATATCAAACCATGTCTCAGATAGACTCTTCTCTCCATAACCAACCAGCCATTCCCATCACCTaacacccccccatctccccctcgcagccccctccccactgagcgccaacctcctcccaatATTCCCAAAGCAAACACAGCTACAAAACAACACACTCAACATCCACACCCCCgtctcaaccacctccctctcccctaCCAACTTGATCCCCCCCGACCCAGCCACATATCCAGCATTTGCACTCCCATTCCTCCTCATGCGCCccgaccccaacccccccccatccccatgcTGATAAAATGACGGCGCGGGCATCAACCCCGGAAACAcatccttcaaccccaacccaatcaTGCCCACCgtccccaccaacccaacaaacGCGCTCAGCAAAAACCCCGGCTTCGACCGGTCGATAAGATACCAAATAAACGGGTTTATCAACGCCAGCGTCAGAGACACCTGCATCGTCGACGTCCAAGACAGCTTCCTAATGGCAAAGACGATCCCCACAAACAGGCCGATCGATCGGATAACGAGCACATAGTCCGCGTCTTGCTGTCGCCCTTCCCGTTCGCTCTgctgccgttgttgttgtggaaATGACGGGAGGGGTTTGCCGGTCAGAGGCCCGTTCTTCTTCGCGGCGGGGATGAAAAACTGGTCAAACCAGGGGAGGAGGCATCCCAACAAAACGCCCGAGGCGCcccagaagaggaggtaTCGCCAGTCGAGGGGTTCGTCCGAGGTagtggggggttgttggggatcAAAGTTTTGCGCTCTGGGGAGGCGGGTGACGAGGACGCCGTAGCCTAGGCCGAGGGCGAAGAGTAAAGAGGCGCGGAGGGCCATGGAGAAGATGATATAtgcttgggaagggggttcGAGGTCGGCGGTGGGGGCTAAAGAGGGGAAGTACGAGGTTCGAATCGAGTTTCGGATGTGCTCTCTGTCAatgtggctgctgctgtctcttCGCTTCTTGATCAGCGTGAGGGTTCGCTCGTCGATGTCCCCTGGGTCTGGGGACTGTAGAGTGCCAGGGGTTTGTCCACCTGTGTTGTTGTCCCATGAGGGGGTATCGACGGCGTCTCCTTTTATGCCTGGTGTCAGAGACGGGGAGTAGATCCCTAGGAGTGTAGAACCGGTGAGGTTCATGAACGAGGTGGCGCGGCTGATGGTGCTAGGGTTTCTCGACGCTtggctg contains the following coding sequences:
- a CDS encoding uncharacterized protein (COG:O; EggNog:ENOG503NUN8) produces the protein MADHDPVWKPKELLACPSCSNLLREPTIFPCGTSLCKTCLPEPLERPRNITFPVLENRQKVYRCLCGKDHAVMDCGTDILASSIMSTVHGELERQPAAAPEEEESFLARLSKVLRPEFDCPICFELFDEPATTPCGHTYCRPCLKSITTLGEDLYCPVCRQGLTLDGTPFLSEYPENRIIMKLIPVLWPDELEARKDIPPAPPPRQDEIPIFALATAMPTMKMPFRIFEPRYRLMMKRVLRGNKEFGMTMVDPLTRKESDVGTVLRVEAHRLLDNGDYLVKVVGVRRFRVLERRVRDEYWMANVEPFGDVSFEEEEAMEAMETGRQQGEEDKADGVSFEVEGRTAIGTEDTAPTPTTTTTDMTVESLHTASTRDLMAFAFGRAMKHRIDDPLMPSDPSKFTWWFAHKLRDPPKRQDFLVERSVRRRLKMCCEKFIELEKTAMTSWVYWLHRALRSFPLPISTALLIILLCLWVS
- a CDS encoding uncharacterized protein (EggNog:ENOG503Q3T8; COG:S), with the protein product MEESPERQGPEILRPIPRRPFRLAFTSPTPPEEDSTPPSATRTPGITASDLAFLDIHNNPSQASRNPSTISRATSFMNLTGSTLLGIYSPSLTPGIKGDAVDTPSWDNNTGGQTPGTLQSPDPGDIDERTLTLIKKRRDSSSHIDREHIRNSIRTSYFPSLAPTADLEPPSQAYIIFSMALRASLLFALGLGYGVLVTRLPRAQNFDPQQPPTTSDEPLDWRYLLFWGASGVLLGCLLPWFDQFFIPAAKKNGPLTGKPLPSFPQQQRQQSEREGRQQDADYVLVIRSIGLFVGIVFAIRKLSWTSTMQVSLTLALINPFIWYLIDRSKPGFLLSAFVGLVGTVGMIGLGLKDVFPGLMPAPSFYQHGDGGGLGSGRMRRNGSANAGYVAGSGGIKLVGEREVVETGVWMLSVLFCSCVCFGNIGRRLALSGEGAARGRWGGVR